The Fortiea contorta PCC 7126 genome has a segment encoding these proteins:
- a CDS encoding tyrosine-type recombinase/integrase, whose translation MKNNRNGQSAILTDTDYSKIRKQIKSQKYKLLLDLAWYTGERWGALVKLRIEDVYNPNGTPREYINFRAITRKATPDGKRQTRQVPVHPVLAESLSNYTPDSSSGWLFPCRDGDMPITIRWADKILRAAIERLGLTAKGISTHSTRRTFITKLHRNGTDLYTIKKITGHKDFKSLERYVEISADRVKGAIATL comes from the coding sequence ATGAAAAATAACCGAAACGGACAATCGGCTATTTTAACTGACACGGACTATTCTAAAATCCGCAAGCAAATTAAAAGTCAAAAATACAAGTTACTTTTAGATTTAGCTTGGTACACCGGGGAACGGTGGGGGGCACTGGTAAAGTTAAGGATAGAGGATGTTTACAATCCCAACGGCACGCCACGGGAATATATTAATTTTCGGGCGATTACTCGCAAGGCAACGCCAGACGGTAAGCGCCAGACAAGACAAGTGCCTGTACACCCTGTACTGGCTGAATCTTTATCTAATTACACTCCAGATTCTAGTTCGGGCTGGCTCTTTCCCTGCCGTGATGGTGACATGCCAATTACGATTCGGTGGGCAGATAAAATTTTACGAGCTGCTATAGAAAGACTGGGTTTGACGGCTAAGGGTATCAGCACTCATTCCACCCGCCGGACTTTCATTACCAAACTGCACCGCAATGGAACTGACCTGTACACGATTAAGAAAATCACTGGTCACAAGGATTTTAAGTCGTTGGAACGTTACGTAGAAATTTCGGCTGATCGTGTTAAGGGGGCGATCGCTACTCTATGA